Below is a window of Candidatus Cetobacterium colombiensis DNA.
CCATTTTATTTTCTTTTAATTGATATGAGCTTTTACAAGACCTACAAGCTATTATATGACTTTTTCTTAATGTAATTATCGGTATAAAAAAGAGCTCTAAAACTTTTCTTATAGCATATAGTTCAACTTTTTCTGATAAACATCCTGTACACTCAAA
It encodes the following:
- a CDS encoding zinc-ribbon domain-containing protein, producing the protein MIFIGIFGIKNSEEKIRDVDFECTGCLSEKVELYAIRKVLELFFIPIITLRKSHIIACRSCKSSYQLKENKMEEVLLKGKVRYDDVEKILKEF